The following coding sequences lie in one Euhalothece natronophila Z-M001 genomic window:
- a CDS encoding Uma2 family endonuclease has product MTAIIIPNGFKVTSTQFDELAESNTDVRMELTAQGELITMPPTGGSAGKCNFNLYLDLGFWNRSTGLGVAFDSSTIFILPNGARRSPDVAWVRLETWQSLTPEEQDGFPPLVPDFVIELVSPSDLKKQNYKDLQGKMLEYLENGVRLGWLIEPKTRKVEIYRQGQAVEILQNPKSLSGEDVLPSFVLNLDLIWS; this is encoded by the coding sequence ATGACTGCCATCATTATTCCTAATGGATTTAAAGTGACCTCCACACAGTTCGACGAACTTGCAGAGAGTAACACAGATGTTCGCATGGAACTAACAGCACAAGGAGAATTAATTACTATGCCTCCAACGGGTGGCAGTGCGGGAAAATGCAACTTTAATCTTTACCTAGATTTAGGCTTTTGGAACCGAAGCACTGGTTTAGGTGTCGCTTTTGACTCCTCAACGATTTTTATTCTGCCCAATGGAGCCAGACGTTCTCCAGATGTGGCTTGGGTGAGGTTAGAAACCTGGCAATCCTTAACTCCAGAAGAACAAGATGGATTCCCTCCCCTAGTTCCAGACTTTGTAATTGAATTAGTCAGCCCTAGCGACCTGAAAAAACAAAATTATAAAGACCTACAAGGAAAGATGCTGGAATATTTAGAGAATGGTGTCAGACTAGGATGGCTAATTGAGCCTAAAACTCGCAAGGTAGAAATTTATCGTCAGGGGCAGGCGGTTGAGATTCTGCAAAACCCGAAATCTCTTAGTGGAGAAGATGTCCTCCCTAGCTTTGTTCTCAACTTAGACCTGATTTGGAGCTAG
- a CDS encoding Uma2 family endonuclease, protein MTTTLEAAIAEHYIQLHPVSWETFNQLLEDLGDNRNKRLTYYQKTLQVMSPLGQHENNNRFIDDLIRAITDELGLNLKKFGSLTLKSKPLQQGVEADSCHYIKNEFRVRGKQKIDLEIDPPPDLVLEIDITSGSLNKLPIYANFRVPEVWQYKGDQLKVFLLEEESKTYQEVKASKIFPFLDLNLIPKLIQQSLEIGETATLKQFRQWVRENAA, encoded by the coding sequence ATGACAACTACATTAGAAGCAGCGATCGCGGAACATTATATTCAGTTACATCCTGTTAGTTGGGAGACATTTAATCAGCTTTTAGAAGACTTAGGAGATAACCGAAATAAACGTTTAACTTACTATCAGAAAACCTTACAAGTAATGAGTCCATTAGGGCAACATGAAAATAATAACCGTTTTATTGATGATTTAATTCGGGCAATTACTGATGAACTAGGTCTTAATCTCAAAAAGTTTGGGTCACTAACTTTAAAGTCTAAACCTCTGCAACAAGGAGTAGAAGCAGATTCCTGCCATTACATCAAAAATGAATTCCGAGTCAGAGGGAAACAAAAAATTGATTTAGAGATTGATCCGCCTCCTGATTTAGTTTTAGAAATTGACATTACCAGTGGTTCATTAAATAAATTGCCAATTTATGCCAATTTTAGAGTTCCTGAAGTTTGGCAATATAAGGGCGATCAACTGAAAGTTTTTCTTCTCGAAGAAGAGAGTAAGACTTATCAGGAAGTCAAAGCAAGTAAAATCTTTCCCTTTCTAGACCTAAATTTAATTCCTAAATTGATTCAGCAAAGTTTAGAAATTGGAGAAACCGCAACCTTAAAACAATTTCGTCAGTGGGTGAGGGAAAATGCAGCGTAA
- a CDS encoding Uma2 family endonuclease — protein MQRNKVDPIPRLENGDRLTRREFERRYETAVTNPLLITEVLSPSTRNYDRSEKFLTYRSLPSFQEYLLIEPDRVQVEQYIKQDDYHWLLTLHNDLNGKISLDSLAVEIAIALSL, from the coding sequence ATGCAGCGTAATAAAGTTGATCCAATTCCCAGATTAGAAAACGGCGATCGCCTTACCCGTAGAGAATTTGAGCGACGCTATGAAACAGCGGTGACTAATCCCTTACTGATTACAGAAGTTTTATCGCCATCAACTCGAAATTATGACCGTAGTGAGAAATTCTTAACTTACCGTAGTCTTCCCAGCTTTCAAGAATATCTCTTAATTGAACCTGATCGGGTGCAAGTAGAACAGTATATCAAGCAAGATGATTATCATTGGTTATTGACGCTTCATAATGATCTTAATGGCAAAATTTCGTTAGACTCTCTTGCTGTGGAAATCGCGATCGCGCTATCTCTATAA
- a CDS encoding DUF433 domain-containing protein, which translates to MTRIKLRSITPPLNFDEAGGIRIGQTRVTLDSLLAAYQAGATPEEIVVQYPILTLEEIYAAITYYLTHPQQVEDYLEERRQIAQQRRTQIAQDNNLMGLRQRLLDRGQSKISNI; encoded by the coding sequence ATGACTCGAATTAAACTTCGCTCGATAACACCTCCCCTCAACTTTGATGAAGCAGGAGGGATTCGCATTGGTCAGACTCGCGTTACCCTTGATAGTTTACTCGCTGCTTATCAGGCTGGAGCGACCCCTGAAGAGATTGTAGTGCAATACCCAATCCTGACGCTAGAAGAAATTTATGCAGCAATTACATACTATCTCACCCATCCCCAGCAAGTTGAAGACTATTTAGAGGAGCGCCGTCAAATAGCTCAACAGCGAAGAACCCAGATTGCTCAAGACAACAACTTGATGGGCTTAAGGCAACGTTTGCTTGATCGCGGTCAATCTAAAATCAGTAATATCTAA
- the minD gene encoding septum site-determining protein MinD: MSRIIVITSGKGGVGKTTTTANIGSALAKLGNKVALVDADFGLRNLDLLLGLENRVVYTAIEVINGECRLEQALVKDKRRSGLVLLPAAQSRGKESITREQMKDIVSRLSPDYDYIVIDCPAGIEMGFQNAIAPATEALIVTTPEVAAVRDADRVIGLLEANNISNTKLIVNRVRQEMIEANDMMSVEDILEILAIPLIGIIPDDERIIVSSNRGEPLVLEEKLSVPGQAFNNIARRLGGEKVEFMDLAAYQDNLLKRIRRWFSE; the protein is encoded by the coding sequence ATGAGTCGAATTATTGTTATTACATCTGGAAAAGGTGGCGTTGGCAAAACTACTACCACGGCTAACATTGGAAGCGCACTAGCGAAATTAGGCAATAAAGTTGCTCTTGTGGATGCTGATTTTGGGCTAAGGAATTTAGACCTATTATTAGGGTTAGAAAATCGAGTCGTTTATACAGCCATTGAAGTGATTAATGGCGAATGCCGTCTTGAACAAGCCCTCGTCAAAGATAAACGTCGTTCTGGTTTAGTGCTATTACCAGCTGCCCAAAGTCGCGGTAAGGAGTCCATTACTCGGGAACAAATGAAGGATATAGTAAGTCGTCTCAGTCCCGACTATGATTATATTGTCATTGATTGTCCTGCTGGAATTGAAATGGGCTTTCAAAACGCGATCGCGCCTGCAACTGAAGCCCTTATTGTCACCACTCCTGAAGTCGCAGCAGTTCGAGATGCTGACCGAGTGATTGGTTTATTAGAAGCAAACAATATTAGTAATACCAAACTCATTGTTAATCGAGTGCGCCAAGAAATGATTGAAGCCAATGACATGATGAGTGTAGAAGATATTTTAGAAATTCTTGCTATTCCTCTGATTGGGATTATTCCTGATGACGAGCGAATTATTGTTTCTAGTAACCGTGGTGAACCGTTAGTATTAGAAGAAAAGTTATCTGTTCCAGGGCAAGCCTTCAATAATATTGCTCGACGATTAGGGGGCGAAAAAGTAGAGTTTATGGACTTGGCTGCTTACCAAGACAATTTACTCAAGCGGATTCGCCGTTGGTTTAGTGAATGA
- a CDS encoding ISAzo13-like element transposase-related protein, with protein MKKIPETDAIFEQVATANQAADDDPTVLRISIDSKAKVKLGNLSRGGKDRRQAPPQADDHDTQWHTTLLPFGILNLRTDNLALYMSESPETSDFIVDCLEHWWKSNQGNFPEVNTLAINLDGGSATRSNRTQFIKRIVEFSRHYQLQIRLIYYPPYHSKYNPIERCWAALEQFWNGAILDSIDTALRWASKMSWKGSQPVVHHVTKLYQTGVKVDPESLADYRVDWHPSESLPKWSVTVGSF; from the coding sequence TTGAAGAAAATCCCTGAAACTGATGCTATTTTTGAACAAGTGGCAACAGCTAATCAAGCGGCCGATGATGACCCAACCGTCTTACGCATCTCAATTGACTCGAAAGCCAAAGTCAAACTAGGAAACCTCTCACGGGGTGGGAAAGACCGTCGCCAAGCTCCCCCTCAAGCCGATGACCATGATACTCAATGGCACACGACTCTACTTCCCTTTGGGATTCTTAACCTCCGTACAGACAACTTAGCTCTTTACATGAGTGAGTCCCCTGAAACCTCAGATTTCATTGTTGATTGTCTAGAGCACTGGTGGAAAAGCAATCAAGGAAACTTTCCCGAGGTTAACACCTTAGCCATTAACTTGGATGGCGGCAGTGCTACCCGTTCCAATCGCACTCAGTTCATCAAAAGGATTGTAGAATTTTCTCGTCATTACCAGCTCCAGATTCGCTTAATTTACTATCCTCCCTATCATAGTAAATACAATCCCATTGAGCGTTGTTGGGCTGCCCTTGAACAATTCTGGAACGGAGCGATTCTGGACTCTATTGACACGGCTCTGAGATGGGCAAGTAAGATGAGTTGGAAAGGTTCTCAGCCTGTGGTTCACCATGTCACTAAGCTTTATCAAACTGGTGTCAAAGTTGACCCTGAGTCTTTAGCAGACTATCGAGTTGATTGGCATCCTTCAGAATCTTTGCCCAAATGGTCAGTTACTGTTGGTTCGTTCTGA
- a CDS encoding HepT-like ribonuclease domain-containing protein, giving the protein MRRDLRRLQDILEAIERIQGRVDFNKIEDDEMLQVWVLYHLQIIGEATCALSSQLRQNYSQIPWSKIIGLRKGLAKK; this is encoded by the coding sequence ATGAGGCGGGATTTAAGACGACTACAGGATATTTTGGAGGCCATCGAGCGTATTCAAGGTCGAGTTGACTTTAATAAAATTGAGGATGATGAAATGCTTCAGGTTTGGGTGTTGTATCACTTACAAATTATTGGTGAAGCTACCTGCGCCCTCTCTTCCCAATTAAGGCAAAACTATTCTCAAATTCCTTGGTCAAAAATTATCGGTTTGCGTAAGGGACTTGCGAAAAAATGA
- a CDS encoding Uma2 family endonuclease: MYQTNPPRSPKEILPTMYDLKSEDPEELGGSDQFHIYQPRLLEETFRPANYPLDKVFTGTDLNLYYDPCHTQWYKRPDWFAVVGVSWLYEEKDLRLSYVIWQEGVDPLIVVELLSPGTEKEDLGQTLREVNQPPTKWEVYEQVLRVPYYVIFNRYTNELQVFTLQAERYQPVDITNSPLWIPSIELGLGLWQGRYEGIERLWLHWFDEEGNWIPTTVEREEQKRKQLNEEQRRVATLQAELARYQNTFGKLPESGGSAE; encoded by the coding sequence ATGTATCAAACGAATCCGCCTCGCTCTCCAAAAGAAATACTGCCAACAATGTATGATCTCAAGAGTGAAGACCCAGAGGAGCTGGGAGGCTCTGATCAATTCCATATTTATCAACCTCGGCTACTGGAAGAAACCTTTCGCCCTGCCAATTATCCTCTAGATAAGGTCTTTACAGGAACTGACCTCAATCTCTACTACGATCCTTGTCATACACAATGGTATAAACGTCCTGATTGGTTTGCTGTGGTAGGGGTATCTTGGTTATATGAAGAAAAAGATTTACGCTTAAGCTATGTGATTTGGCAAGAAGGAGTCGATCCCTTAATTGTGGTGGAGTTACTTTCACCAGGTACGGAAAAAGAAGATTTGGGGCAAACTTTACGAGAGGTTAATCAACCCCCGACAAAATGGGAGGTTTATGAACAGGTGTTGCGAGTGCCTTATTACGTGATCTTCAACCGTTACACTAATGAGTTGCAAGTATTTACCCTACAAGCTGAACGTTATCAACCTGTTGACATCACCAACTCTCCTCTCTGGATTCCCAGTATTGAGCTAGGATTAGGCTTATGGCAAGGGAGATATGAAGGAATTGAAAGGCTGTGGTTGCACTGGTTTGATGAAGAAGGAAACTGGATTCCGACAACGGTAGAACGAGAAGAGCAAAAACGCAAACAGTTAAACGAAGAACAACGCAGAGTTGCCACTCTACAAGCAGAATTAGCCCGCTATCAAAACACTTTTGGCAAGTTACCCGAATCGGGAGGCAGCGCTGAGTAA
- the egtC gene encoding ergothioneine biosynthesis protein EgtC: MCRLLGYLGSSVQIDQLLCQPSHSLVVQAYQPKEMESAIMNADGFGLGWFHPEKKAFPYIYKQTMPIWGDINLPQISRYVEAACWLGYVRSATPGLAVDLSNCQPFSSEGLSLSPPLLFTHNGYINQFRKTLYRPIRLSLHDDVYLHIHGTTDSEHIFALILNQLYTQPKLSLAQAVETALKQLADIAQAEGNVYFCANILVTDGKQLVASRFASRSPAPTLYWLEDDPNYPEAIIIASEPLFEGNWKRCPEQSIISVGEDGNVYTSQITP, encoded by the coding sequence ATGTGTCGTCTTTTAGGTTACCTCGGTTCATCTGTGCAAATTGATCAACTTTTATGCCAGCCATCCCATTCTTTAGTGGTACAAGCCTATCAACCTAAAGAAATGGAATCTGCCATCATGAATGCTGATGGGTTTGGTTTAGGCTGGTTTCATCCAGAAAAAAAGGCATTTCCCTATATTTACAAGCAAACAATGCCCATTTGGGGAGATATTAATCTACCGCAAATTAGTCGCTATGTGGAAGCTGCTTGTTGGCTAGGTTATGTTCGCAGTGCTACTCCTGGATTAGCAGTTGATTTGAGCAATTGTCAGCCCTTTAGCAGTGAAGGGTTATCTCTCTCTCCCCCTTTATTATTCACACACAATGGCTATATTAATCAGTTTCGCAAAACCCTGTATCGCCCCATAAGACTGAGTTTGCATGATGATGTTTATCTTCATATTCATGGGACAACAGACTCAGAACATATTTTTGCGTTAATTCTGAATCAGTTATACACTCAACCCAAACTCTCCTTAGCACAAGCTGTAGAAACAGCCCTTAAGCAATTAGCAGATATTGCCCAAGCGGAGGGAAATGTTTATTTTTGCGCCAATATTTTGGTTACGGATGGCAAGCAATTAGTGGCAAGTCGGTTTGCTAGTCGTTCTCCTGCCCCCACTTTATACTGGTTGGAGGATGATCCCAACTATCCTGAAGCCATCATCATTGCATCGGAGCCATTATTTGAGGGAAACTGGAAGCGTTGTCCAGAACAAAGTATTATTTCTGTGGGAGAGGATGGAAACGTTTACACAAGCCAAATCACACCGTAA
- a CDS encoding IS701 family transposase: protein MDVALQIRQHLPRDPEPTSAIVDNYCGYYQDLFQDVRNYECFKFLHLGLIAPIKRKSLPEIAKVVGITSAQSLHHFLANSPWSVEQLRERRLQKTKEALKGKAITVIIDETGDRKKGNRTDYVARQYLGSLGKIDQGIVSVNAYGVYQDITFPLKFKVFKPKGTLKPGDKYQTKIELAIELIQELIDFGFNIDLVLADSLYGESSNFINTLTHYQLSYVVAIRSNHSVLLPPGQRVRANKWCQFTRTFSDNSSETRYIREIVYGKRRKITYWDLTTDPETLPSNGTSFVMTNLQGKVKKKLGDLYGLRTWVEYGFRQCKQELGWKDYRFTKFSEIEKWWEIIYCVYLMVSLQTPGFSSFEQDEDSDDKTQPSTSNNSPQHPNWRKGNSWKDALHNLRLVMEPWFLFWLVVPWLEMFNNDHLLLGFQHLFSSVHQVKIGF, encoded by the coding sequence ATGGATGTAGCTTTACAGATTCGTCAACACCTACCGCGAGACCCAGAACCTACTAGCGCGATCGTAGACAACTATTGTGGTTACTATCAAGACCTGTTTCAAGATGTGAGAAATTATGAATGCTTTAAATTTTTACATTTAGGACTCATCGCACCGATTAAACGAAAATCTCTACCAGAAATTGCCAAAGTCGTCGGGATTACTTCTGCACAATCTCTACATCACTTCCTTGCTAACTCACCTTGGTCAGTAGAACAATTAAGAGAAAGAAGATTACAAAAAACTAAAGAAGCCTTAAAGGGAAAAGCAATCACCGTCATTATTGATGAAACTGGAGATAGAAAGAAGGGAAATCGTACCGATTATGTCGCTAGACAATACTTAGGAAGTTTGGGCAAAATTGACCAAGGAATCGTCTCGGTCAATGCTTATGGAGTGTATCAAGATATCACTTTCCCCTTAAAGTTTAAGGTATTTAAGCCCAAAGGAACTCTCAAACCAGGGGATAAATACCAAACCAAGATTGAATTAGCCATAGAACTGATTCAAGAGTTAATTGATTTTGGCTTTAACATTGACCTAGTTTTAGCAGATAGCTTGTATGGAGAAAGTAGCAATTTCATCAATACTTTAACTCACTATCAGCTCTCCTATGTAGTAGCAATTAGAAGTAATCATAGTGTCCTACTGCCCCCAGGACAAAGGGTAAGAGCCAATAAATGGTGTCAATTTACTCGCACCTTTAGTGATAACAGTTCCGAAACCAGATACATTCGAGAAATTGTTTATGGCAAGAGACGAAAAATCACTTATTGGGATCTCACCACTGACCCAGAAACTTTGCCCAGTAATGGGACCTCTTTTGTTATGACCAATCTTCAAGGGAAGGTCAAGAAAAAACTAGGAGACCTTTACGGTTTAAGAACTTGGGTGGAATATGGATTTCGCCAATGTAAGCAAGAATTGGGTTGGAAAGATTATCGTTTCACCAAGTTTTCTGAGATCGAGAAGTGGTGGGAAATCATTTACTGTGTTTATTTAATGGTGAGCTTACAAACGCCAGGTTTTAGCTCTTTTGAGCAAGATGAAGACAGTGATGATAAGACACAACCATCAACAAGTAATAATTCTCCTCAACATCCCAATTGGAGGAAGGGAAATAGCTGGAAAGATGCCTTACATAACCTACGTTTAGTTATGGAACCATGGTTCTTATTTTGGTTAGTTGTCCCTTGGCTAGAGATGTTTAATAATGACCACTTATTATTGGGGTTTCAGCATTTATTTTCTTCTGTTCATCAAGTTAAAATAGGTTTTTAA
- a CDS encoding ABC transporter ATP-binding protein encodes MLGYLVVLLAISPFLSLIALVLGSGLFLIQRYLIPLIKENSRELTQAQVSISKQIVETIQGLRLIHSFGRQRQATGTIHHLISHDLLPLQEKQARLSKVTGPVNQSLTITIVGLLLIIGFIVLSDEQALVFPALFTFIAALNRLSATLGGFARLFNSFAKNSGKLERLTEILTTEDKEWSRVGGKIFKGLKEKIEFENVTLQYFSDQAPALHNINFVMPQGSVTALVGSSGAGKSSIADLLTGLYDPTEGKITIDNVDLKAYSLETWRQQMGVVSQDTFIFNQPIIENIRYGKPEATEEEVIQAAKDAQAHDFIAALPNGYDTIVGERGYRLSGGQRQRVALARAILKQPEVLILDEATSALDSQSERLVQQALAMFQQDRTVLVVAHRLSSITGADQILVLEQGEIVERGTHQELLSLGERYAQYWQLQAQGEVAVN; translated from the coding sequence ATGTTAGGCTACCTTGTTGTCTTACTCGCCATTTCTCCTTTCTTATCCTTAATCGCTCTTGTGTTAGGAAGTGGATTATTTTTAATTCAACGTTACTTAATTCCTTTAATTAAGGAAAATTCTCGGGAACTTACACAAGCACAAGTTAGCATTAGCAAACAGATTGTAGAAACTATCCAAGGGTTGCGTTTAATTCACAGTTTTGGGCGACAACGTCAAGCGACTGGTACTATCCATCACCTCATTAGTCATGACTTATTACCGCTACAAGAAAAGCAAGCACGACTCTCAAAAGTAACTGGCCCTGTGAATCAATCTCTGACAATTACCATTGTTGGTCTGCTCTTAATTATAGGTTTTATTGTGTTAAGTGATGAACAAGCACTCGTTTTTCCTGCTTTATTTACCTTTATTGCTGCCTTGAATCGACTATCAGCGACATTAGGTGGATTTGCAAGACTTTTTAATAGTTTTGCTAAAAACTCAGGCAAGTTAGAGCGTTTGACTGAAATTCTAACTACGGAAGATAAAGAATGGAGTCGAGTTGGCGGGAAAATCTTTAAAGGATTAAAAGAGAAAATTGAGTTTGAAAATGTAACACTTCAATATTTTTCTGATCAAGCACCCGCGCTACACAATATTAACTTTGTCATGCCTCAAGGCTCAGTCACGGCTTTAGTAGGCAGTTCAGGGGCGGGAAAATCTTCCATTGCTGATCTACTGACAGGATTATACGATCCCACAGAAGGAAAAATCACCATTGATAATGTGGATTTAAAAGCCTATAGTTTAGAAACTTGGCGACAGCAGATGGGGGTTGTCAGTCAAGATACTTTTATCTTTAATCAGCCGATTATTGAGAATATTCGCTACGGTAAGCCTGAAGCAACTGAAGAAGAAGTCATTCAAGCAGCCAAAGATGCTCAAGCTCATGATTTTATTGCTGCTTTACCCAATGGTTATGACACAATCGTTGGGGAACGGGGATATCGTCTTTCTGGAGGGCAAAGACAACGGGTGGCTTTAGCTAGAGCAATTCTCAAACAACCAGAAGTTTTAATTTTGGATGAAGCCACTAGTGCATTAGATAGTCAGTCAGAGCGACTTGTACAACAGGCTTTAGCAATGTTTCAGCAAGATCGAACGGTTTTGGTCGTTGCCCACCGCTTATCAAGCATTACAGGGGCAGATCAAATTTTAGTGTTAGAACAAGGAGAAATTGTTGAGCGAGGAACTCATCAAGAGTTGTTGAGTCTTGGAGAACGTTATGCTCAATATTGGCAGTTACAAGCCCAAGGAGAAGTGGCCGTCAATTAA
- a CDS encoding nucleotidyltransferase family protein codes for MPMLTLDDLLQQRDKILTVAQRHGAYNVRVFGSVVRGEASDHSDVDFLVDYDRSHRSSWFPMGLIEDLEALLRVRVDVVTEKGLKSRLRDRILQEAKPL; via the coding sequence ATGCCAATGCTCACTTTGGATGATTTACTTCAACAACGGGACAAAATTTTAACTGTTGCTCAACGTCATGGAGCATATAATGTTCGTGTTTTTGGTTCTGTTGTGCGAGGAGAAGCCAGCGATCACAGCGATGTAGATTTTCTGGTCGATTATGATCGCTCCCATCGATCATCTTGGTTTCCAATGGGACTGATTGAAGATTTAGAAGCGTTGCTGAGAGTTCGGGTAGATGTCGTCACAGAGAAAGGCTTAAAATCTCGTCTGCGAGATCGGATTCTGCAAGAAGCAAAACCTTTATGA
- the minE gene encoding cell division topological specificity factor MinE, translated as MAILDKLFKRNSAKSSSQQAKQRLKLIVAHDRSGLSEETLESMRQEILEVVARYVEIDPNSTEFSLESEEGMTALIANLPIRRVKK; from the coding sequence ATGGCTATTTTAGACAAACTTTTTAAGCGCAATTCTGCTAAATCGAGTAGTCAACAAGCCAAGCAGCGACTAAAACTCATTGTTGCTCATGATCGCTCAGGTTTAAGTGAAGAAACTCTCGAATCTATGCGCCAAGAAATTTTAGAAGTGGTTGCTCGCTATGTAGAAATTGACCCCAATAGTACAGAATTCAGTCTTGAAAGCGAAGAAGGAATGACAGCTTTAATTGCAAATCTTCCCATTCGTCGGGTTAAAAAATAA
- the egtB gene encoding ergothioneine biosynthesis protein EgtB, translating to METFTQAKSHRNAIYNALEQVRDRSLELFDQVDFKTFCHQAHDEFSPVGWHLGHIAFTEGLWILEHLKGIPPLYPQYRKLFAADILPKAERQNLPPTDEILDYLHEIRSAVLEYLEIAPIEQQSRLWWWLIQHECQHSETISLILQLQQLQTLPDYPLVSSTPNQEVLPEMIEVPAGEFIMGSDTNPQDNARPSHRVYLNHYWIDRYPVTCGQYREFIEAGGYQTRQWWSKAGWEWLQNNPVAKPLYWSENPAWDNHPVYGVSWYEAEAYANFVGKRLPTEAEWEKAARWNPILEKSTVYPWGDDFPNSSHGNFDTRVGQTTPVNSYPAGESHYGAYDLLGNVWEWTASWFSPYPNFEAFPYRGYSEVYFDDQHRVLRGGSWATRPQALSSSWRNWYYPHLRQIFAGFRCAKN from the coding sequence ATGGAAACGTTTACACAAGCCAAATCACACCGTAATGCTATTTATAATGCGCTAGAACAAGTGCGCGATCGCAGTTTAGAATTATTTGATCAAGTTGACTTTAAAACCTTTTGTCATCAAGCCCATGATGAGTTTAGCCCTGTGGGATGGCATTTAGGGCATATTGCCTTTACTGAAGGATTATGGATCCTAGAACATCTGAAAGGAATACCGCCATTATATCCCCAATATCGTAAATTATTTGCTGCCGATATTCTCCCCAAAGCAGAGCGACAAAATCTTCCTCCCACAGATGAGATTCTCGACTATCTCCATGAAATTCGCAGTGCAGTTCTAGAGTATCTGGAAATTGCCCCCATTGAACAGCAAAGTCGTCTCTGGTGGTGGCTGATTCAACACGAATGTCAGCATAGTGAAACCATTAGCTTAATTCTACAACTGCAACAACTCCAAACTCTTCCTGACTATCCTCTGGTTTCCTCAACTCCTAATCAGGAAGTTTTACCAGAGATGATCGAAGTACCAGCAGGAGAGTTTATCATGGGCAGTGATACGAATCCTCAAGATAATGCTCGTCCCAGTCATCGCGTGTATTTAAATCACTATTGGATTGATCGGTATCCCGTAACCTGTGGGCAATATCGAGAATTTATTGAAGCAGGGGGCTATCAAACCCGTCAATGGTGGTCAAAAGCAGGATGGGAATGGTTACAAAATAACCCCGTCGCAAAGCCCCTTTATTGGTCAGAAAATCCAGCTTGGGACAATCATCCCGTTTATGGGGTAAGTTGGTATGAAGCGGAAGCCTACGCTAATTTTGTGGGCAAACGACTCCCCACCGAAGCAGAATGGGAAAAAGCTGCTCGTTGGAATCCTATTTTGGAAAAATCTACAGTTTATCCTTGGGGCGATGATTTTCCGAACTCGTCTCATGGTAATTTTGATACCCGAGTGGGGCAAACGACTCCTGTTAATTCCTATCCTGCTGGAGAAAGTCACTATGGGGCTTATGATTTACTGGGAAATGTTTGGGAATGGACAGCCTCTTGGTTTTCCCCCTATCCCAACTTTGAAGCCTTTCCCTATCGCGGTTATTCCGAGGTTTATTTTGATGACCAACATCGGGTATTACGCGGTGGCAGTTGGGCAACCCGCCCACAAGCCTTAAGCAGTAGTTGGCGCAATTGGTATTATCCCCATTTACGTCAAATTTTTGCAGGGTTTCGTTGTGCGAAAAATTAA
- a CDS encoding DUF29 domain-containing protein, with the protein MVAESKQAQKQLYETDYHLWVVETVKKLQNRDFNTINWEDLIDEVSDLSRREKQKLKSLLKRLVEHLLKLKYWESQLKENEAHWKREILNFRQQLQEILADSPSLKPYIKEVYPECYRKGRKLASTASGLPLTSFPSEPIAPLDKILDENWLP; encoded by the coding sequence ATGGTAGCAGAATCAAAGCAAGCGCAAAAACAACTTTATGAAACTGATTATCATCTCTGGGTAGTAGAGACTGTAAAAAAACTCCAAAATCGAGATTTTAACACGATTAACTGGGAGGATTTGATTGATGAGGTATCTGATTTGAGTCGGCGAGAGAAGCAAAAATTGAAAAGTTTACTCAAAAGGTTGGTGGAACATTTGCTAAAACTCAAATACTGGGAATCTCAACTTAAAGAGAACGAAGCACATTGGAAAAGAGAAATTTTGAATTTCCGTCAGCAACTCCAAGAAATTTTAGCTGATAGTCCGAGCTTAAAGCCATATATCAAGGAAGTTTATCCTGAATGCTACCGAAAGGGGCGCAAACTTGCCTCCACTGCCTCAGGATTACCTTTAACGTCTTTTCCTTCGGAACCAATCGCGCCCCTCGATAAAATTTTAGATGAAAACTGGTTGCCATAA